From the genome of Rhinatrema bivittatum chromosome 18, aRhiBiv1.1, whole genome shotgun sequence, one region includes:
- the YIPF5 gene encoding protein YIPF5, whose amino-acid sequence MSGFDNFNTDFYQTSYSIDDQAQSHDYNAGASGPYRKQYGAYEYPQQGGFVPPEMMHQQQPYTGQIYQPTQTYTPTTSQSVYGSSFEDEPPLLEELGINFDHIWQKTLTVLHPLKAADGSIMNETDLAGPMVFCLAFGATLLLAGKIQFGYVYGISAIGCLGMFCLLNLMSMTGVSFGCVSSVLGYCLLPMIILSGFAAIFSLQGMMGVILTTLIIGWCSFSASKIFISALAMEGQQLLVAYPCALLYGVFALISVF is encoded by the exons ATGTCAGGCTTTGACAATTTTAACACAGACTTCTATCAAACAAGTTACAGCATCGATGACCAAGCACAGTCTCATGATTACAATGCAGGAGCGAGTGGACCATACAGAAA GCAGTATGGTGCCTATGAGTATCCCCAGCAAGGTGGCTTTGTCCCTCCAGAGATGATGCATCAGCAGCAGCCTTATACAGGACAGATTTATCAGCCAACACAAACCTACACGCCTACCACATCGCAGTCTGTCTATGGGAGTAGCTTTGAGGATGAACCACCTTTACTAGAAG AGCTAGGAATAAACTTTGACCACATCTGGCAGAAGACACTAACGGTGCTGCACCCATTGAAAGCAGCAGATGGCAGCATTATGAATGAAACAGATTTGGCAGGACCAATGGTTTTCTGTTTAGCCTTTGGAGCCACATTGTTGCTG GCTGGTAAAATCCAGTTTGGATATGTGTATGGGATCAGTGCAATTGGATGCTTGGGAATGTTTTGCCTCCTGAACTTAATGAGCATGACCGGGGTGTCATTTGGCTGCGTTTCTAGTGTCTTGGGCTATTGTCTCCTTCCTATGATCATACTTTCTGGCTTTGCAGCGATTTTTTCTTTGCA AGGGATGATGGGAGTCATTCTTACTACTCTGATTATTGGGTGGTGTAGTTTCTCTGCTTCCAAGATCTTCATTTCTGCCTTGGCCATGGAAGGACAACAGCTTTTGGTTGCATACCCCTGTGCCCTATTATATGGCGTCTTTGCTCTTATTTCTGTGTTTTGA